ATAAGCCAAATCCTCATGCTTGGATGTCTCCCCAAAATGCTTTAATTTATGTGGAGAATATTCGTCAGGCTTTTGTGGAATTAGATCCAGAGAATGCTGATACTTATAATAATAATGCAAAGGTTTATAGCGATAAAATCAAAGAACTCGATCGCATCTTAGAGTCTGATTTAGCGAGGATTCCCGAAGATAAAAGATATTTAGTCAGTTGCGAAGGGGCGTTTTCCTATTTAGCCAGAGATTACGACTTAAAAGAGATTTATCTATGGCCTATCAATGCTGAACAACAATTCACCCCGAAACAGGTGCAATCGGTGATTGAAAAAGTTGAAGCGAATAATATTCCTACTATTTTTTGTGAAACTACTGTCAATGATGAAGGACAAAAACAAGTGGCAAAAACTACAGGGGCAAGATTTGGCGGAAATCTATATGTGGATTCTCTTTCAAGTGAAGAAGGTGCAGTGCCGACTTATCTGGACTTATTAGAATACGATATTCGCACTATTACTAATGGTTTGTTAGCAGGAGTGAACAATTAAAAATTTTTTCCTAATTGACAAATAAAAAATCAATGTCAACTAATAGTTAACAATGCTCTCTAAAAACTAAAAATTGTCAACCAAAACATAACATAATTTTTACCCAAAAACCTCATTTATAAACTTTAAGGATAAAATCAATGATGAAAACCCCAACTCAACCCTTAAATATTAATTTCGAGA
This is a stretch of genomic DNA from Cyanobacterium aponinum PCC 10605. It encodes these proteins:
- a CDS encoding metal ABC transporter substrate-binding protein; the protein is MIRFSQSQNKLLIFTVLLGFALIGCNGSSEINQSSNPESEQINNTELNNEQGKKKVLTSFTILADMAKNVAGDKLIVESITRVGAEIHGYEPTPSDLVKAESADLVLYNGMNLERWMEQFLGNVQDVPSVVLTEGIEPIPIKEGAYINKPNPHAWMSPQNALIYVENIRQAFVELDPENADTYNNNAKVYSDKIKELDRILESDLARIPEDKRYLVSCEGAFSYLARDYDLKEIYLWPINAEQQFTPKQVQSVIEKVEANNIPTIFCETTVNDEGQKQVAKTTGARFGGNLYVDSLSSEEGAVPTYLDLLEYDIRTITNGLLAGVNN